One genomic region from Deltaproteobacteria bacterium encodes:
- a CDS encoding enoyl-CoA hydratase — MNYRDIRFQSGEGIGFITLNRPEKRNALSMNLMAEMIDLLKTIKKNPEVRVVIIRGEGSVFSSGHDLSEMLEGSVVSYRCVFDACTEMMQAIRDLPQPVIAQVQGMATAAGCQLVATCDLAIAEEGARFATPGVRIGLFCHTPQVPLTRAVGRKRALEMLLTGRPISADEAERYGLINKVVPADRLAEETLSLAKHIAQASPLILALGKKSFYSQIETDEARAYNYAKEMMSLNAMTEDAQEGISAFLQKRDPQWKGK, encoded by the coding sequence TTGAATTACCGGGATATCCGATTCCAGAGCGGAGAAGGCATCGGGTTCATTACGCTGAACCGGCCGGAAAAAAGAAATGCCCTCTCCATGAACCTGATGGCCGAAATGATCGATCTATTAAAAACCATTAAAAAGAATCCGGAAGTAAGAGTGGTGATCATCAGGGGCGAGGGTTCAGTATTTTCTTCCGGCCATGACCTTTCCGAGATGCTGGAAGGAAGTGTGGTTTCTTACCGCTGCGTATTCGATGCCTGTACGGAGATGATGCAAGCGATCCGGGACCTCCCCCAGCCGGTGATCGCCCAGGTTCAGGGAATGGCTACGGCTGCGGGATGTCAACTGGTAGCAACTTGCGACTTAGCCATAGCCGAGGAAGGAGCTCGGTTCGCAACCCCGGGAGTGCGCATCGGTCTTTTCTGCCATACTCCTCAAGTCCCGCTTACCCGAGCGGTGGGTCGCAAGCGAGCGCTGGAAATGCTCTTGACTGGCCGGCCAATCTCCGCGGATGAAGCAGAACGGTATGGGTTAATCAACAAAGTTGTCCCGGCTGACCGTCTCGCCGAAGAGACTCTCAGCCTGGCCAAACATATCGCTCAGGCCAGCCCGCTGATCCTGGCCTTGGGAAAGAAGTCCTTTTATAGCCAAATTGAGACGGATGAAGCACGGGCCTACAATTACGCCAAGGAGATGATGTCCTTGAACGCCATGACCGAGGATGCCCAGGAAGGCATCTCCGCCTTCCTCCAGAAACGTGACCCGCAATGGAAAGGGAAATGA